A genomic segment from Cygnus atratus isolate AKBS03 ecotype Queensland, Australia chromosome Z, CAtr_DNAZoo_HiC_assembly, whole genome shotgun sequence encodes:
- the CTXN3 gene encoding LOW QUALITY PROTEIN: cortexin-3 (The sequence of the model RefSeq protein was modified relative to this genomic sequence to represent the inferred CDS: deleted 1 base in 1 codon) yields MMKRRRLWDYSFQLPWTMDGETFSATLVPSGNMTPDSSMILEQKTTFAFVILLFIFLGILVVRCFRILLDPYSCMPTSTWADGLGGMEKGQFDYALA; encoded by the exons ATGATGAAAAGAAGGAGACTGTGGGATTATTCGTTTCAGCTTCCCTGGACGATGGATGGAGAGACATTCAGTGCCACTTTGGTGCCATCTGGGAACATGACACCAGATTCTAGCATGATCCTGGAACAGAAAACAACCTTTGCctttgtgattttattatttattttcttgggaATCCTCGTTGTTCGCTGCTTCCGAATTCTCCTTGACCCCTAC TCATGTATGCCAACCTCAACCTGGGCTGATGGACTTGGTGGAATGGAGAAGGGCCAGTTTGATTATGCTCTTGCTTAG